One genomic region from Homalodisca vitripennis isolate AUS2020 chromosome 6, UT_GWSS_2.1, whole genome shotgun sequence encodes:
- the LOC124365284 gene encoding uncharacterized protein LOC124365284, whose translation MPIEEAPEALSNHPVFQITQRANQILEERKRKAEARRRPKRLKRFDYSLLEGMEEPDVGDTEMLSCIDMDESDADRALKFEEKETLMSEGLGGFTDEDYDRIKYADPLVEDLNEAETVDELYSLADEIVGPLTGKTCGGLVK comes from the coding sequence ATGCCGATAGAGGAGGCTCCAGAGGCCCTATCGAACCATCCAGTCTTCCAGATAACCCAGAGGGCCAATCAGATCCTTGAAGAAAGGAAGAGGAAGGCGGAAGCTAGGAGGCGACCTAAACGGCTGAAGAGGTTCGACTATAGTCTGCTTGAAGGAATGGAGGAACCCGATGTGGGAGACACTGAGATGCTCAGTTGTATCGACATGGACGAGAGCGACGCCGACAGGGCGCTGAAGTTCGAAGAGAAAGAGACGTTGATGAGCGAGGGCTTAGGAGGATTCACGGACGAGGACTACGACAGGATTAAATACGCGGACCCGTTGGTGGAGGATCTCAACGAAGCGGAGACAGTGGACGAGTTATACAGTCTGGCAGACGAGATCGTGGGTCCTCTCACCGGCAAGACCTGCGGCGGGCTTGTCAAGTGA